The following are encoded in a window of Dysidea avara chromosome 4, odDysAvar1.4, whole genome shotgun sequence genomic DNA:
- the LOC136252317 gene encoding uncharacterized protein yields MISNEERRKKPYAIPVQCLPYKGLTDGRVRELSNKLIEEMTKRKMKVAGFTTDGEWNSLRMKGNTRPLSVLQIRSDVRRQYGHMKLQKMIEMITPVCDADGQCTARAYNPAVPADLLKQVHGWFKTGATTDDAIDRLRLQTVPARYTFHTWIEGKDETKAEKLKSILAQLEYKHQVDLWQSKGVPFKEHLYVPEIHPKTGLGFCEREDEGHVLKRIGHSLRQGGNDDIQLERFEEALHDSSAGLTYTALSGVRKQSVEDVERLFSGSLVKWMENKGYKKEAEYLSVVHNWRRACDERGLTSAQRSKYNADFLSYLLDDLMPWHQQAELRDFSLLEVNRNITRVRGFSRETLIALIANIESREWRHEYITKHNLPPEHPRASTADDVECFFSLLRDSVGRDFTLRGSIWLEKGDT; encoded by the exons ATGATTAGCAACGAAGAACGTAGGAAGAAGCCATATGCAATACCCGTGCAGTGTCTGCCGTACAAGGGATTGACTGATGGTAGGGTTCGTGAACTTTCAAACAAGCTAATTGAAGAGATGACGAAAAGGAAGATGAAAGTGGCTG GGTTTACGACAGATGGTGAGTGGAATTCATTGCGTATGAAAGGAAACACTCGACCGCTGTCAGTGCTGCAGATTCGTAGTGATGTTAGACGACAGTATGGACACATGAAACTTCAGAAGATGATCGAAATGATTACTCCAGTGT GTGATGCTGATGGCCAATGCACTGCACGTGCCTATAATCCTGCTGTACCTGCAGACCTGCTTAAACAGGTTCATGGATGGTTTAAAACAGGTGCAACAACCGATGATGCGATTGACCGTCTGAGGCTGCAAACTGTACCAGCTAGATATACCTTTCACACTTGGATAGAGG GTAAAGATGAAACAAAGGCAGAAAAATTAAAATCAATTTTGGCTCAGCTTGAATACAAGCATCAAGTTGACCTTTGGCAATCCAAAGGTGTGCCATTCAAGGAGCATCTGTATGTCCCAGAGATTCATCCAAAGACAGGACTGGGCTTTTGTGAACGGGAAGATGAGGGTCACGTCTTAAAG CGCATAGGACATAGCCTGAGACAAGGTGGAAACGATGATATCCAGCTGGAGAGATTCGAAGAAGCTCTTCATGATTCGTCTGCTGGGCTCACCTATACAGCTCTCTCAGGAGTGAGAAAGCAGTCTGTGGAGGACGTAGAGAGATTGTTCAGTGGATCTTTAGTGAAATGGATGGAGAATAAAGGCTACAAGAAAGAAGCCGAGTACCTTAGTGTTGTTCACAATTGGAGACGTGCCTGTGACGAAAGGGGACTGACAAGTGCACAGCGCAGTAAATATAATGCTGATTTTCTCAGCTACCTCCTGGACGATTTGATGCCTTGGCATCAACAAGCCGAACTTCGAGACTTCAGTCTTTTAGAAGTCAACAG AAATATTACAAGAGTTAGGGGGTTTAGTAGAGAAACATTAATTGCACTAATTGCAAACATCGAGTCCCGTGAATGGAGACATGAATACATCACTAAGCACAACCTGCCCCCAGAGCATCCTCGGGCAAGTACAGCGGACGATGTAGAATGCTTTTTCAGCTTGCTCCGTGACAGCGTTGGGAGAGACTTCACTCTAAGAG GTTCTATATGGCTGGAGAAGGGTGACACATGA